Proteins from one Hyperolius riggenbachi isolate aHypRig1 chromosome 2, aHypRig1.pri, whole genome shotgun sequence genomic window:
- the LOC137544586 gene encoding olfactory receptor 52A1-like yields the protein MLEMLAQEKISRLEDPSNTTFYPSFFILTGIPGTETTYKWISVVLCSCYIISLLGNMLLLAVISVSSALHKPMFIFLSLLSSNDALLSTSVTPKLLCILWFNNNHISFEACLLQMFFIHNFTAMESGLLLSMAFDRFIAICQPLRYGSIMTNNVIIQLPTVLMVRNVALVASVVILVRKFPAFKTNVVVNAYCEHMAIAKLAAADIRVNSALGLTVAFTILGIDLLFILVSYLAIFHAVFSLPSKDARLKTFNTCIPHICVFLTFHGLALFTFLTHRYGKGIPSSVHTISGYMYLLLPPVLNPLVYGMKTRLIRVQVREVFCTYQKTFRN from the coding sequence atgctggagatgttggcacagGAGAAGATCAGCAGATTAGAGGACCCATCCAATACCACATTCTATCCCAGCTTCTTCATTCTGACTGGCATTCCCGGGACAGAAACAACTTATAAGTGGATTTCTGTAGTTTTATGCTCATGCTACATAATCTCATTACTGGGAAACATGTTGCTTCTTGCTGTGATATCAGTATCTTCAGCTCTCCACAAACCCATGTTCATCTTCCTGTCGCTGTTGTCATCCAATGACGCCCTACTAAGCACaagtgtaactccaaaactgctgtGTATCCTATGGTTCAATAACAACCACATCAGCTTTGAGGCCTGCCTTCTCCAGATGTTCTTCATTCACAACTTCACAGCTATGGAGTCAGGGCTTTTGCTAAGTATGGCATTTGACCGCTTTATTGCGATATGCCAGCCACTAAGATATGGCTCTATAATGACTAACAATGTCATCATCCAACTGCCCACTGTCTTGATGGTTAGAAATGTGGCTTTGGTGGCTTCCGTCGTCATCTTGGTCAGGAAATTTCCAGCGTTCAAGACCAATGTTGTTGTCAATGCTTACTGTGAACACATGGCAATTGCCAAACTTGCTGCTGCCGATATTAGGGTTAACAGTGCTTTAGGGTTAACTGTGGCTTTCACCATTCTAGGCATAGATTTGTTATTTATCCTGGTTTCCTACCTTGCCATCTTCCATGCCGTCTTCAGTCTCCCATCCAAAGATGCTCGACTGAAGACATTTAACACCTGTATCCCTCATATATGTGTCTTCTTGACCTTTCATGGCCTGGCCCTCTTCACCTTCCTAACCCACCGGTACGGTAAAGGGATTCCATCCTCTGTTCACACCATTTCAGGTTATATGTACCTTCTGCTGCCTCCTGTGCTAAATCCCCTTGTGTACGGGATGAAGACAAGACTGATCCGAGTACAAGTTCGAGAAGTCTTCTGTACATATCAAAAAACATTTAGAAACTAA